A genome region from Sphingomonas anseongensis includes the following:
- a CDS encoding Ppx/GppA phosphatase family protein, with amino-acid sequence MAQDVASAPGPQMREQPALAKPPQGRLQQPHNQRHTYGALDLGTNNCRLLIARPSDGGFTVIDAFSRIVRLGDGLSQTGKLSDDAMDRAVAALAVCGEKLRRRNVSLSRSVATEACRRAANGRKFLERVRNETGIALEIIEPAEEARLAMLGCHKLLEPGEGPALIFDIGGGSTELVLIDQVSGTPKIRSWWSAPWGVVSLTESEGREAIEGEDRVRAYKRMRERVRRSFDQFEAMLPRHRAGIRLLGTSGTVTTLASVHLALPSYDRRAVDGLHVPIEAMHAISTMIAEMDFGERAALPCIGPDRADLVVAGCAILEAILEIWPAEKLGVADRGIREGILRSLMARDGFVL; translated from the coding sequence ATGGCGCAGGACGTCGCCAGCGCGCCGGGACCGCAGATGCGGGAACAGCCGGCTCTCGCAAAGCCGCCTCAGGGGCGGCTCCAGCAGCCGCACAATCAACGCCACACCTACGGTGCGCTCGATCTCGGCACCAACAACTGCCGGCTTCTCATTGCGCGCCCAAGCGATGGCGGCTTCACCGTCATCGACGCCTTCTCGCGCATCGTCCGGCTTGGCGACGGGCTTTCGCAAACAGGCAAGCTGTCGGACGACGCGATGGATCGGGCAGTGGCGGCGCTCGCCGTCTGCGGCGAAAAGCTGAGGCGGCGGAACGTCTCGCTCTCCCGCTCCGTAGCGACCGAAGCCTGCCGCCGCGCGGCCAACGGCCGGAAGTTCCTCGAACGGGTCCGCAACGAAACCGGAATCGCGCTGGAGATCATCGAGCCGGCCGAGGAGGCCCGGCTTGCGATGCTTGGCTGCCACAAGCTGCTCGAGCCCGGCGAAGGCCCGGCCCTGATATTCGATATCGGCGGCGGTTCGACCGAGCTGGTGCTGATCGATCAGGTCAGCGGAACGCCGAAGATCAGGAGCTGGTGGAGCGCTCCGTGGGGCGTGGTTTCGCTGACGGAGAGCGAGGGCCGCGAGGCAATCGAAGGCGAGGACCGGGTCAGGGCGTACAAGCGGATGCGCGAGCGCGTCCGGCGGTCGTTCGACCAGTTCGAAGCCATGCTGCCCAGGCACCGGGCCGGAATCCGCCTGCTCGGAACCAGCGGCACAGTGACGACCCTAGCCAGCGTTCATCTCGCACTTCCCAGCTACGACCGACGTGCCGTCGACGGCCTGCACGTCCCGATCGAAGCTATGCACGCGATCAGCACAATGATCGCGGAGATGGATTTCGGAGAGCGAGCGGCCCTGCCATGCATCGGTCCCGACCGCGCGGACCTCGTGGTCGCCGGCTGCGCGATCCTCGAGGCGATCCTGGAAATCTGGCCGGCGGAAAAGCTGGGCGTGGCCGACCGCGGGATCCGCGAAGGAATTCTCCGCTCGCTGATGGCGAGAGACGGGTTCGTCCTGTGA
- a CDS encoding RlmE family RNA methyltransferase, with the protein MRGGRGPRQRVRTARNRSASSTRWLERQLNDPYVRRARAENYRSRAAYKLLEIDERFGVLKGVTAVIDLGIAPGGWSQVVRRRMPQAKVVGIDLLPTDPIEGVEILQMDFMDDEAPEKLKAALGGPADLVLSDMAANTVGHPQTDHLRTMGLVEAGLEFAKEVLRPGGAYVAKVLAGGADNNLVAELKRHFTAVKHAKPPASRKDSSEWYVIAQGFKGELPKT; encoded by the coding sequence GTGAGAGGCGGCCGCGGGCCGCGGCAGCGGGTCCGCACTGCCCGCAACCGCTCCGCTTCCTCGACGCGCTGGCTCGAGCGGCAGCTCAACGATCCCTATGTCCGCCGCGCCAGGGCCGAGAATTACCGAAGTCGCGCCGCGTACAAGCTTCTCGAGATCGACGAACGATTCGGGGTTCTCAAAGGCGTCACCGCGGTTATCGATCTCGGCATTGCTCCCGGCGGCTGGTCGCAGGTTGTCCGGCGGCGAATGCCACAGGCGAAAGTCGTCGGGATCGACCTCTTGCCGACCGACCCGATCGAGGGCGTCGAGATCCTCCAGATGGACTTCATGGACGATGAAGCGCCGGAGAAATTGAAGGCGGCGCTCGGCGGACCCGCGGACCTGGTGCTGTCAGACATGGCCGCGAACACTGTGGGTCATCCGCAGACCGACCATCTGCGGACGATGGGTCTGGTCGAAGCCGGGCTGGAGTTTGCCAAGGAGGTCCTCCGCCCCGGCGGTGCCTATGTTGCCAAGGTTCTCGCCGGCGGCGCGGACAACAACCTCGTCGCCGAGCTCAAACGGCACTTCACCGCGGTAAAGCACGCAAAGCCACCCGCGAGCCGCAAGGATTCGTCCGAATGGTATGTGATCGCCCAGGGATTCAAGGGCGAACTGCCGAAGACTTGA
- a CDS encoding DsbA family protein encodes MAALLLFAAPQLIGGRIVRAGMMADPQILVDAGQALRDQQYQPVLAQHRAEIETPFGTSWKGASKPDVTLVEFFDYACPYCKASNPALEQLLQEDKGLRVVYRELPILGPESVNAARLSLAASKAGRFVQFHDALWAAGRPSPETLATASDAAGLASQPPASADIEAELKKNFQLAGQLGATGTPLFVIGDRVFNSAVSYEELKKAVADARTKA; translated from the coding sequence ATGGCGGCGCTGCTGCTGTTCGCAGCACCTCAGCTGATCGGCGGGCGCATAGTCCGCGCCGGGATGATGGCCGACCCGCAAATCCTCGTCGATGCCGGCCAGGCGCTCCGGGACCAGCAATATCAGCCAGTGCTAGCGCAGCACCGCGCCGAGATCGAAACGCCGTTCGGAACTTCCTGGAAGGGCGCGAGCAAGCCCGACGTCACGCTGGTCGAATTCTTCGATTACGCCTGCCCCTATTGCAAGGCGAGCAACCCCGCGCTCGAGCAGTTGCTTCAGGAGGATAAGGGGCTCCGCGTCGTCTATCGCGAGCTTCCGATCCTCGGTCCCGAAAGCGTCAACGCGGCTCGGCTTTCCCTCGCAGCGTCGAAGGCCGGACGGTTCGTCCAGTTCCACGATGCGTTGTGGGCTGCCGGAAGGCCGAGCCCGGAAACGCTTGCGACCGCAAGCGACGCTGCCGGTCTCGCTTCTCAGCCGCCGGCGAGCGCCGACATCGAAGCGGAGCTGAAGAAGAATTTCCAGCTGGCCGGACAGCTCGGCGCTACGGGCACGCCGCTGTTCGTGATCGGCGACCGGGTGTTCAACAGCGCGGTAAGCTACGAGGAATTGAAGAAGGCCGTCGCGGACGCTCGAACGAAAGCCTGA
- a CDS encoding M48 family metalloprotease, translated as MTSALSRLTRFLMMALLLTLSVARPAAAADSGPSTLRDTETEHLFHDLAVPLVQAANLDPTSVHVELLNDPEINAFVATGQTVYIQSGLILATDNVNQLQGVIAHELGHVAGGHSIRLQQGVGQATGITIATMILGAIAIAAGAGEAGMGVMMAGQRAALGKFLSFSRTQESTADAAGASYLSKAGVSGKGMLEFFGKLQNQEYRLAVYDTDSYDRTHPLSTERIQALEQKLKNDPSWNKPVDAALDARFQRVKAKLTGFVDPKQAVIKYPESDESVPAHYARAYAYHLGGYPDKALKEADALLATAPDDPYFLELKGQILLETGKPADAIAPLREATKKSGEAPLIAAMLGHALIATEKTQNYGEAKQVLKEAVSRDNDNPFAWYQLGIIYDQEGDYGRAALATAERSNLEGDPKLALSSAQAAMKSIPAGSPDYLRAQDIAMVSRAELVKKDKKYEEKKDK; from the coding sequence ATGACCTCCGCGCTGTCCCGGCTGACGCGCTTCTTGATGATGGCGCTTCTACTGACGCTGTCGGTCGCAAGGCCGGCGGCCGCCGCGGACTCTGGACCATCGACGCTCCGCGACACGGAGACGGAGCATCTCTTCCACGACCTGGCGGTGCCGCTGGTCCAGGCGGCGAACCTCGACCCGACGAGCGTTCACGTCGAGCTTCTCAACGATCCGGAGATCAACGCCTTCGTCGCTACCGGCCAGACGGTGTACATCCAGTCGGGGCTGATCCTCGCCACCGACAATGTGAACCAGCTCCAGGGCGTGATCGCGCACGAGCTCGGGCACGTAGCCGGAGGGCATTCGATCAGGCTCCAGCAGGGGGTCGGGCAGGCGACGGGAATCACCATCGCCACCATGATCCTCGGTGCAATCGCGATCGCGGCTGGCGCGGGCGAAGCGGGGATGGGCGTGATGATGGCCGGGCAGCGGGCTGCGCTCGGCAAGTTCCTGTCGTTCAGCCGCACCCAGGAAAGCACCGCCGACGCAGCGGGCGCGAGCTACCTGTCGAAGGCGGGAGTCTCCGGCAAGGGGATGCTCGAATTCTTCGGCAAGCTCCAGAACCAGGAATACCGCCTCGCAGTCTACGACACCGATAGCTACGATCGCACCCACCCGCTTTCGACCGAGCGGATCCAGGCGCTCGAGCAGAAGCTCAAGAACGACCCGTCGTGGAACAAGCCGGTCGACGCGGCTCTCGACGCGCGCTTCCAGCGGGTGAAGGCCAAGCTGACCGGCTTCGTCGATCCCAAGCAGGCGGTGATCAAATATCCGGAAAGCGACGAAAGCGTCCCCGCCCATTACGCGAGGGCCTATGCTTATCATCTCGGCGGCTATCCGGACAAAGCGCTGAAGGAAGCTGATGCCTTGCTCGCGACGGCGCCCGACGATCCCTATTTCCTGGAGCTGAAGGGCCAGATCCTGCTGGAGACTGGCAAGCCGGCGGACGCGATTGCGCCGCTTCGCGAAGCCACCAAGAAATCCGGCGAGGCGCCGCTGATCGCCGCGATGCTCGGCCACGCCTTGATCGCGACCGAGAAGACCCAGAATTACGGCGAGGCCAAGCAGGTGCTCAAGGAGGCGGTCAGCCGCGACAATGACAATCCGTTCGCCTGGTACCAGCTCGGGATCATCTACGACCAGGAAGGCGATTACGGGCGGGCCGCGCTTGCGACCGCGGAGCGAAGCAATCTCGAGGGCGACCCGAAGCTCGCACTGTCGAGCGCCCAGGCGGCGATGAAGAGCATTCCGGCAGGATCGCCGGACTATCTTCGGGCGCAGGACATCGCCATGGTGTCGCGCGCCGAGCTGGTGAAAAAAGACAAGAAGTACGAAGAAAAGAAGGACAAGTGA
- a CDS encoding Rne/Rng family ribonuclease, with translation MSMRMLIDARHPEETRVAVVKGNRIEEFDFESAEHKQLKGNIYLAKVTRVEPSLQAAFIDYGGNRHGFLAFSEIHPDYYQIPKADRDALLKEEAEHAAEEERLRADEGDSYDSAEEQDHDEDRELDQDREDEDQDENGSNGDAAVEAGTESSRSPVDESAADELRRKRQNLRRRYKIQDVIQRRQVLLVQVVKEERGNKGAALTTYLSLAGRYCVLMPNTSHGGGISRKISNGADRKRLKSIMGDLNLPKTMGLIVRTAGLQRTKTEIKRDFDYLARLWDEIREKTLTSTAPALIYRDSDLIKRAIRDLYNRDIDEVIVEGEEGYKAARGFMKLLMPSHVRRVKQHTESTPLFQRAGAEDQLSAMYQPVVQLKSGGYLVINPTEALVSIDINSGRSTREHNIEQTAFMTNLEAAQEIARQLRLRDMAGLIVIDFIDMEQSSHVRKVEKAMKDALRNDRARIQVGRISSFGLMEMSRQRLRTGVLEASTKPCPHCEGTGLMRTASSAGLSALRFIEDEAARGRGERVVLRAGRDAAVYVLNKKRSELAEIEARYGVFVEIAIDESFEGAKMAVESSGPKPVPVEPIARAPQSVEEDEDELDEILDEDEDEEREEREERQPRGERRDHENGEEGEGQERGGRKRRRRRRGGRGRRRGGAEGSIPADEVPPPIEETGTPDEPLDEAPEAGAEPAAEDQGEDKPKRPRRRRKPKGEAAGEIQPDSSPMIETPVDEEQPIAETEAAPEPQPEKPKRRRKAAATAPVEAPEPAPADAPPAETKTEAKPKRSRKKAAEPVEAAEGSAPAQLPAADNDQNGDETPGKPRSGWWQRTFG, from the coding sequence ATGTCAATGCGCATGCTGATCGATGCGCGCCACCCGGAGGAAACCCGGGTCGCCGTCGTCAAGGGAAACCGGATCGAGGAGTTTGATTTCGAATCCGCAGAGCACAAGCAGCTCAAAGGAAATATCTATCTCGCCAAGGTAACCAGGGTTGAACCGTCGCTCCAGGCGGCGTTCATCGACTATGGCGGCAACCGCCACGGCTTCCTCGCCTTCAGCGAAATCCATCCCGATTATTACCAGATCCCCAAGGCCGACCGAGACGCGCTTCTCAAGGAAGAAGCCGAGCACGCGGCCGAGGAAGAGCGGCTTCGCGCCGACGAGGGCGACAGTTACGATTCCGCCGAAGAGCAGGATCATGACGAGGATCGCGAGCTCGACCAGGACCGTGAGGACGAGGACCAGGACGAGAACGGTTCGAACGGCGATGCGGCGGTGGAGGCCGGGACCGAATCTTCGCGCTCGCCGGTCGACGAATCCGCCGCTGACGAGCTGAGGCGCAAGCGCCAGAATCTCCGCCGCCGCTACAAGATCCAGGACGTGATCCAGCGCCGCCAGGTGTTGCTTGTCCAGGTCGTCAAGGAAGAGCGCGGCAACAAGGGCGCCGCGCTGACCACCTATCTCAGCCTTGCCGGGCGCTATTGCGTGCTGATGCCCAACACGTCGCATGGCGGCGGAATCAGCCGGAAGATTTCCAACGGCGCCGACCGCAAGCGGCTGAAGTCGATCATGGGCGACCTCAACCTGCCCAAGACGATGGGCCTGATCGTCCGCACCGCCGGGCTCCAGCGGACCAAGACCGAGATCAAGCGCGACTTCGACTATCTCGCGCGACTTTGGGACGAGATTCGCGAGAAGACCCTGACCAGCACCGCTCCAGCGCTCATCTATCGCGACAGCGACCTCATCAAGCGGGCGATCCGCGACCTGTACAACCGCGACATCGACGAGGTGATCGTCGAGGGCGAGGAAGGATACAAGGCCGCGCGCGGCTTCATGAAGCTGCTGATGCCGAGCCACGTCCGGCGGGTTAAGCAGCACACGGAATCGACTCCGCTGTTCCAGCGGGCGGGGGCCGAGGACCAGCTTTCCGCAATGTACCAGCCGGTCGTCCAGCTGAAGTCCGGTGGCTACCTCGTCATCAACCCGACCGAGGCCTTGGTGTCTATCGACATCAACTCGGGCCGCTCCACCCGCGAGCACAATATCGAGCAGACGGCCTTCATGACGAACCTCGAGGCTGCGCAGGAAATCGCCCGCCAGCTTCGGCTCCGCGACATGGCCGGCCTCATCGTGATCGACTTCATTGACATGGAGCAGTCGAGCCACGTCCGTAAGGTCGAGAAGGCGATGAAGGACGCGCTGAGGAACGACCGGGCGCGGATTCAGGTCGGACGGATCTCGAGCTTCGGCCTGATGGAGATGAGCCGCCAGCGGCTCCGCACCGGAGTCCTCGAAGCCTCGACCAAGCCTTGCCCGCATTGCGAGGGAACGGGGCTGATGCGCACCGCTTCGTCGGCGGGCCTGTCGGCACTTCGCTTCATCGAGGACGAGGCCGCCCGCGGCCGCGGCGAGCGGGTCGTCCTGCGCGCCGGCCGCGATGCCGCCGTCTACGTCCTCAACAAGAAGCGCTCCGAGCTCGCCGAGATCGAAGCGCGCTATGGGGTGTTCGTCGAAATCGCGATCGACGAGAGCTTCGAGGGCGCGAAGATGGCGGTCGAAAGTTCCGGGCCCAAGCCCGTGCCGGTCGAGCCGATCGCTCGCGCTCCGCAGAGCGTCGAAGAGGACGAGGACGAGCTCGACGAGATTCTCGATGAGGATGAGGACGAAGAGCGGGAGGAGCGCGAGGAGCGTCAGCCGCGCGGAGAGCGCCGCGATCACGAAAACGGCGAAGAGGGCGAGGGACAGGAGCGGGGAGGTCGCAAGCGCCGCCGCCGCAGGCGCGGAGGACGCGGCCGCCGCCGCGGAGGCGCCGAGGGAAGCATCCCGGCCGACGAGGTTCCGCCACCGATCGAAGAGACCGGCACGCCCGACGAGCCCCTGGACGAAGCGCCTGAAGCTGGCGCCGAACCCGCGGCTGAGGATCAAGGCGAAGACAAGCCGAAGAGGCCGCGCCGCCGCCGCAAGCCCAAGGGTGAGGCTGCCGGCGAGATCCAGCCGGACAGCTCTCCGATGATCGAAACGCCGGTCGACGAGGAGCAGCCGATCGCCGAGACCGAAGCCGCTCCCGAGCCGCAGCCCGAGAAGCCGAAGCGCCGCCGGAAGGCAGCGGCAACCGCCCCCGTCGAGGCTCCCGAGCCTGCCCCGGCAGACGCTCCCCCGGCGGAGACGAAAACCGAGGCCAAGCCCAAGCGGAGCCGCAAGAAGGCGGCCGAGCCGGTGGAAGCTGCGGAGGGTTCCGCGCCGGCACAGCTTCCCGCCGCCGACAACGACCAGAATGGCGACGAGACGCCCGGAAAGCCGCGCAGCGGTTGGTGGCAGAGGACGTTCGGCTAG
- a CDS encoding N-acetylmuramoyl-L-alanine amidase family protein — protein MQARWSSKRIIAGAGATCAGAAILLALGGAAAAGGGSDYGPNGVTVTLPSPAENVRIIEGRTPGRPLVLIDPGHGGQDPGATSVTGEVKEKQLTLQLALELRDKLASDGRVRIAMTRESDRYLTLDQRSALARRIGASLYVSLHMDSAPNPLARGASVYSLSDVASDAEAERVARSENSALARAAGSDGSIRAILSDLVLRSQMTASANLAERLVRNSSGRFELRPQPHRFANFYVLRSAGVPAVLFEAGYISNVDDEALLRTPEQRTRIVAALAHAIEADVAARSLR, from the coding sequence ATGCAAGCGCGTTGGAGCAGCAAGCGGATTATCGCAGGGGCGGGCGCGACATGCGCCGGCGCCGCGATCCTGCTCGCGCTCGGCGGAGCGGCCGCTGCCGGCGGTGGGTCTGATTATGGCCCGAACGGCGTGACGGTCACCCTCCCCTCGCCTGCCGAGAACGTCAGGATCATCGAAGGGCGGACGCCTGGCCGTCCGCTGGTCCTGATCGATCCCGGTCATGGCGGCCAGGATCCCGGCGCGACATCGGTGACGGGCGAAGTGAAGGAAAAGCAGCTGACCCTTCAGCTTGCGCTCGAGCTTCGCGACAAGCTTGCGAGCGACGGTCGCGTGCGCATCGCGATGACCCGCGAAAGCGACCGTTACCTGACCCTCGACCAGCGCTCCGCGCTCGCTCGCCGCATCGGCGCCAGCCTCTACGTCTCGCTGCACATGGACAGCGCCCCCAACCCGCTTGCACGCGGGGCGAGCGTCTATTCCCTGTCCGACGTTGCCTCCGATGCCGAAGCCGAGCGCGTGGCCCGGTCCGAGAATAGCGCGCTGGCCCGCGCTGCCGGTTCCGACGGCTCGATCCGGGCGATCCTTTCGGACCTGGTGCTTCGAAGCCAGATGACCGCGTCTGCCAATCTCGCCGAACGGCTGGTCCGCAACTCGAGCGGCCGCTTTGAGCTAAGGCCGCAGCCGCATCGCTTCGCCAATTTCTACGTCCTTCGAAGCGCCGGGGTGCCCGCGGTGCTGTTCGAGGCCGGCTACATCAGCAATGTCGACGACGAGGCGCTGCTTCGCACGCCCGAGCAGCGCACGCGCATCGTCGCCGCCCTCGCTCATGCGATCGAGGCCGACGTCGCCGCCCGATCGCTTCGCTAA
- a CDS encoding penicillin-binding protein 1A, translating into MKFERLSTPNLPLPDLVAFNRRVHTYVDPWFERRWVKRLAIVGAILFTIFGGVWLYFATGLPSSESLLAYQPPLPTNIRSYDGDPVQTFARERRVNLSYDEIPPVVVNAFVSAEDKTFFRHHGIDYPGLFGAVGDFAVKSVTGGGRARGGSTITQQVAKNLLKDSSYNIGRKIREAILAFRLESALSKQQILELYLNQIFLGRNAYGVQAAARAYFDKDIGDLTLPEAAYLAVLPKAPSNYDPERATTRALDRRNYVLREMSHNGYISEDQWRSAAATPLGTIRYGTGHHFLDMGGYYMEEVRRELLKRFGETEKDGPNSVYSGGLWVRTSVNPVMQAAAADALREGLATFDGGRGWRDLGLNVNPKGDWASELDRTPVGTGFPDWRKAVVLSKDSGSAEIGFANGEKGTLSASAASMPKVGGGGSAFSNFRPGMVIVVKDNGGGSYVLRSIPRVSGGMLAQEVHTGRVLAMQGGFDVVGSSYNRATQALRQPGSAFKPLVYVTGLENGFTPATIEVDAPFCIWQGAGLGNKCFTNFDHRYAGPHTMRWGLEQSRNLMTVRAASQIGMAKITDTARKLGVGDYPNYLSIALGAGDTTVARLVNAYAILANQGRSVTPTIIDYVQDRSGKVIYRADNRCAIMQRCNAADWDGKPMPRPPLRTKQLLDPMAAFQMVHVMEGVILRGTATILRDLDRPLFGKTGTTNGPTNVWFVGGTPDIVAGVYLGYDQPRPMGAWAQGGRIAAPVWKQWAKTALKDQPKVPFVAPPGIRWVRIDRASGKRVYGVFPTDVDPKSPVIWEAFQPQTEPRRSFRHRHGVDAETAEGEEPPGVVRRPSVARPSQQPSYQAPAPVSPYQAPQPTPLQNTAAAH; encoded by the coding sequence ATGAAATTCGAACGCTTGTCGACCCCCAACCTGCCGTTGCCCGACCTCGTCGCCTTCAACCGGCGGGTTCACACCTACGTCGACCCCTGGTTCGAGCGGCGGTGGGTGAAGCGGCTTGCGATCGTCGGCGCGATCCTCTTCACGATATTCGGCGGAGTCTGGCTCTATTTCGCCACCGGCTTGCCCTCGTCGGAGAGCCTTCTTGCCTACCAGCCGCCGCTTCCTACTAACATCCGCAGCTATGACGGCGATCCGGTCCAGACGTTCGCTCGCGAGCGCCGGGTGAACTTGTCCTACGACGAAATACCGCCCGTCGTCGTCAACGCGTTCGTTTCGGCCGAGGACAAGACCTTCTTCCGGCACCACGGGATCGACTATCCCGGCTTGTTCGGCGCCGTGGGCGATTTCGCGGTCAAGAGCGTCACCGGAGGCGGGCGCGCTCGCGGCGGATCTACGATCACGCAGCAGGTGGCGAAGAACCTGCTCAAGGACAGCAGCTACAATATCGGTCGAAAGATCCGCGAGGCGATCCTTGCCTTCCGGCTGGAATCTGCGCTGTCCAAGCAGCAGATCCTCGAGCTCTACCTCAACCAGATATTCCTCGGCCGGAATGCCTATGGCGTCCAGGCGGCCGCGCGGGCCTATTTCGACAAGGATATCGGCGACCTGACGCTCCCTGAGGCGGCTTATCTCGCCGTTCTTCCCAAGGCACCGTCCAATTACGACCCGGAGCGGGCGACCACGCGTGCGCTCGATCGCCGCAACTACGTGCTGCGCGAAATGTCGCACAACGGCTACATCAGCGAGGACCAGTGGCGCTCTGCCGCGGCGACCCCGCTCGGGACCATCCGCTACGGCACCGGCCACCACTTCCTCGACATGGGCGGCTATTACATGGAGGAGGTCCGAAGGGAGCTTCTCAAGCGCTTCGGAGAGACCGAGAAGGACGGGCCGAACAGCGTCTATTCGGGAGGCCTGTGGGTTCGCACCTCCGTCAATCCGGTCATGCAGGCAGCCGCGGCGGACGCGCTTCGCGAAGGTTTGGCGACGTTCGACGGCGGACGCGGCTGGCGCGACCTCGGGCTGAACGTCAATCCGAAGGGCGATTGGGCTTCCGAGCTCGACCGGACTCCGGTCGGCACGGGCTTCCCCGACTGGCGCAAGGCCGTCGTCCTGTCGAAGGATTCGGGCTCCGCGGAGATCGGCTTCGCCAATGGAGAAAAGGGCACGCTTTCCGCGTCGGCTGCATCCATGCCGAAGGTCGGCGGGGGCGGATCGGCCTTCAGCAACTTCCGTCCTGGAATGGTGATCGTCGTCAAGGACAATGGTGGCGGGAGTTACGTCCTTCGCTCGATCCCCCGCGTATCGGGGGGAATGCTCGCCCAGGAAGTGCACACCGGCCGCGTCCTCGCGATGCAGGGCGGTTTTGACGTCGTCGGCTCGTCCTACAACCGCGCGACCCAGGCGCTTCGCCAGCCGGGCTCGGCGTTCAAGCCGCTTGTCTATGTGACGGGACTTGAGAACGGCTTCACCCCGGCGACGATCGAGGTCGATGCCCCCTTCTGCATCTGGCAGGGTGCCGGCCTCGGCAACAAGTGCTTCACCAACTTCGACCATCGCTACGCGGGCCCGCACACCATGCGCTGGGGCCTCGAGCAGTCGCGCAACCTGATGACGGTCCGTGCAGCCTCCCAGATCGGCATGGCGAAGATCACCGACACCGCGCGCAAGCTCGGCGTGGGCGACTATCCCAATTACCTGTCGATCGCTCTGGGTGCCGGCGACACGACAGTCGCACGCCTGGTCAACGCCTATGCCATCCTCGCCAATCAGGGACGGTCGGTCACTCCGACGATCATCGATTATGTCCAGGACCGCAGCGGCAAGGTCATCTACCGCGCCGACAACCGATGCGCGATCATGCAGCGCTGCAACGCTGCCGACTGGGACGGCAAGCCGATGCCGCGCCCGCCGCTGAGGACGAAGCAGCTGCTCGACCCGATGGCCGCATTCCAGATGGTGCATGTCATGGAAGGCGTGATCCTTCGCGGCACGGCGACCATTTTGCGTGACCTCGACCGGCCGCTGTTCGGAAAGACTGGCACCACCAATGGACCGACCAATGTGTGGTTCGTGGGCGGCACTCCGGACATCGTCGCCGGAGTTTACCTCGGCTACGACCAGCCGCGGCCGATGGGGGCCTGGGCTCAGGGCGGCCGGATCGCCGCTCCGGTGTGGAAGCAATGGGCAAAGACCGCGCTGAAGGACCAGCCGAAAGTACCGTTCGTCGCTCCGCCGGGAATCCGCTGGGTCAGGATCGACCGCGCCAGCGGCAAGCGAGTCTACGGCGTCTTCCCGACAGATGTGGACCCGAAGTCGCCCGTCATCTGGGAAGCGTTCCAGCCGCAGACGGAGCCGAGGCGGAGCTTCCGGCATCGCCATGGCGTGGATGCCGAGACTGCCGAGGGCGAAGAGCCGCCGGGCGTGGTCCGCCGCCCTTCGGTCGCTCGCCCCTCACAACAACCGAGCTACCAAGCGCCGGCGCCGGTCTCGCCGTACCAGGCGCCGCAACCGACACCCTTGCAAAACACCGCCGCCGCTCACTAG
- the prfB gene encoding peptide chain release factor 2: MRAEAQASVDQINASTALLRRFLDWDRAHRRLEELNAKVEDPKLWDDPKAAQDVMRERRRLDEAIGATTAIERELADTLELMELADSEGDQALVDDAVKSLADLADRAERDKVAALLAGEADANNAYVEVNAGAGGTESQDWAEMLQRMYTRWAERHGMKVELIDHHAGEQAGIKSATILVKGENAYGNLKTESGVHRLVRISPYDANARRHTSFSSVWVYPEVDDDIDIEINESELRIDTYRASGAGGQHINTTDSAVRITHIPTNIVVQCQNQRSQHKNRAEAMKQLKARLYEAELTRREAEADASAANKTDIGWGHQIRSYVLQPYQLVKDLRTGVTSTSPGDVLDGDLDRFMAAALSQRVTGEKVEVEDVE, encoded by the coding sequence ATGCGCGCCGAAGCGCAAGCCAGTGTCGACCAGATCAACGCCTCGACGGCGCTCCTGCGCAGGTTCCTCGATTGGGACCGCGCGCACCGGCGCCTGGAGGAGCTGAACGCCAAGGTCGAGGACCCGAAGCTGTGGGACGACCCCAAGGCGGCTCAGGACGTGATGCGCGAACGGCGCCGGCTGGACGAAGCCATCGGAGCGACCACGGCGATCGAGCGCGAGCTGGCCGACACTCTGGAGTTGATGGAGCTAGCCGACAGCGAAGGCGACCAGGCTTTGGTCGACGATGCCGTGAAGAGCCTGGCCGACCTCGCCGATCGGGCGGAACGCGACAAGGTCGCGGCCCTCCTCGCCGGAGAGGCGGACGCCAACAACGCCTATGTCGAGGTCAACGCCGGGGCCGGCGGCACCGAGAGCCAGGACTGGGCCGAGATGCTGCAGCGCATGTACACTCGCTGGGCGGAGCGGCACGGGATGAAGGTCGAGCTCATCGACCACCATGCCGGCGAGCAGGCGGGCATCAAGTCGGCGACCATCCTAGTGAAGGGCGAGAACGCCTACGGCAACCTCAAGACGGAGAGCGGAGTCCACCGCCTCGTCCGGATCAGCCCCTACGACGCCAATGCCCGCCGCCACACCAGCTTCTCCAGCGTCTGGGTCTATCCCGAGGTCGACGACGACATCGACATCGAGATCAACGAGTCCGAGCTGAGGATCGACACCTATCGCGCGTCCGGCGCCGGCGGCCAGCACATCAACACGACCGACAGCGCGGTGCGCATCACGCACATCCCGACGAATATCGTCGTCCAGTGCCAAAACCAGCGCTCGCAGCACAAGAACCGCGCCGAGGCGATGAAGCAGCTCAAGGCTCGCCTGTATGAGGCGGAGCTGACTCGCCGCGAGGCAGAAGCCGACGCAAGCGCGGCCAACAAGACCGACATCGGCTGGGGCCACCAGATCCGGAGCTACGTCCTCCAGCCGTACCAGCTGGTGAAGGACCTTCGCACCGGCGTCACCTCGACCAGCCCCGGCGACGTCCTAGACGGCGACCTCGACCGGTTCATGGCGGCGGCGCTGTCACAGCGGGTGACCGGTGAAAAGGTCGAGGTCGAAGACGTTGAATAG